From Eptesicus fuscus isolate TK198812 chromosome 13, DD_ASM_mEF_20220401, whole genome shotgun sequence, the proteins below share one genomic window:
- the DRAP1 gene encoding dr1-associated corepressor isoform X1 yields MPSKKKKYNARFPPARIKKIMQTDEEIGKVAAAVPVIISRALELFLESLLKKACQVTQSRNAKTMTTSHLKQCIELEQQFDFLKDLVASVPDMQGDGEDNHMDGDKGARRGRKPGNSSRKNGGMGSKGKDKKLSGTDSEQEDESEDTDTDGEEETPQAPPQASHPPAHFQSPPTPFMPFTSTLPLPPAPPGPSGPDAEDEEDYDS; encoded by the exons ATGCCGAGCAAGAAGAAAAAGTACAACGCGCGGTTCCCGCCG GCGCGGATCAAGAAGATAATGCAGACGGACGAAGAAATCGGGAAGGTGGCGGCGGCGGTGCCTGTCATCATCT CCCGGGCACTGGAGCTGTTCCTGGAGTCGCTTTTGAAGAAGGCCTGCCAAGTGACTCAGTCCCGAAACGCCAAGACCATGACCACATCCCACCT GAAGCAGTGCATTGAGCTGGAGCAGCAGTTTGACTTCTTGAAGGACCTGGTGGCATCTGTGCCTGACATGCAGGGGGATGGGGAAGACAACCACATGGACGGGGACAAGGGTGCCCGCAG GGGCCGGAAGCCAGGCAACAGCAGCCGGAAGAATGGTGGGATGGGAAGCAAAGGCAAGGACAAGAAGCTATCAGGGACAGACTCGGAGCAGGAG GATGAGTCTGAGGACACTGACACTGATGGGGAAGAGGAGACAccgcaggccccaccccaggccagccaCCCCCCTGCCCACTTTCAGAG CCCCCCAACACCTTTCATGCCCTTCACCTCgactctgcctctgcccccagcgCCCCCGGGCCCCTCAGGACCTGATGCAGAGGATGAAGAGGATTATGACTCCTAG
- the DRAP1 gene encoding dr1-associated corepressor isoform X2: protein MPSKKKKYNARFPPARIKKIMQTDEEIGKVAAAVPVIISRALELFLESLLKKACQVTQSRNAKTMTTSHLGRKPGNSSRKNGGMGSKGKDKKLSGTDSEQEDESEDTDTDGEEETPQAPPQASHPPAHFQSPPTPFMPFTSTLPLPPAPPGPSGPDAEDEEDYDS from the exons ATGCCGAGCAAGAAGAAAAAGTACAACGCGCGGTTCCCGCCG GCGCGGATCAAGAAGATAATGCAGACGGACGAAGAAATCGGGAAGGTGGCGGCGGCGGTGCCTGTCATCATCT CCCGGGCACTGGAGCTGTTCCTGGAGTCGCTTTTGAAGAAGGCCTGCCAAGTGACTCAGTCCCGAAACGCCAAGACCATGACCACATCCCACCT GGGCCGGAAGCCAGGCAACAGCAGCCGGAAGAATGGTGGGATGGGAAGCAAAGGCAAGGACAAGAAGCTATCAGGGACAGACTCGGAGCAGGAG GATGAGTCTGAGGACACTGACACTGATGGGGAAGAGGAGACAccgcaggccccaccccaggccagccaCCCCCCTGCCCACTTTCAGAG CCCCCCAACACCTTTCATGCCCTTCACCTCgactctgcctctgcccccagcgCCCCCGGGCCCCTCAGGACCTGATGCAGAGGATGAAGAGGATTATGACTCCTAG
- the C13H11orf68 gene encoding UPF0696 protein C11orf68 homolog: MAAAAAAVAGAGRGGGGGGAEPKQERSRARSWAGAERNEGRRGDPGEELEEEDSPGGREDGFTAEHLAAEAMAADMDPWLVFDARTTPASELDAWLAKYPPSQVTRYGDPSSPNSEPVGWIAAYGQGYIPNSGDVQGLQAAWEALQTSGRPITPGTLRQLAITHHVLSGKWLMHLTPGFKLDHAWAGIARAVVEGRLQVAKVSPRAKEGGRQVICVYTDDFTDRLGVLEADAAIRAAGIKCLLTYKPDVYTYLGIYRANRWHLCPTLYESRFQLGGSARGSRVLDRANNVELT; encoded by the exons atggcggcggcggcggcggccgtggcgggggcggggcgcggcggcggcggcggcggcgcggagcCCAAGCAGGAGCGGAGCCGGGCCCGGAGCTGGGCCGGTGCCGAGCGCAACGAAGGCCGAAG GGGAGACccaggggaggagctggaggaggaggactcTCCAGGCGGCCGTGAGGATGGCTTCACTGCTGAGCACCTGGCTGCCGAGGCCATGGCAGCTGACATGGACCCCTGGTTGGTGTTTGATGCCCGTACCACACCCGCCTCCGAGCTGGATGCCTGGTTAGCCAAGTACCCACCATCCCAAGTGACCCGCTATGGGGACCCCAGCTCACCCAACTCTGAGCCTGTGGGCTGGATTGCAGCATATGGGCAGGGCTACATCCCCAACTCTGGCGATGTGCAGGGCCTGCAAGCAGCCTGGGAGGCTCTGCAGACCAGTGGGCGGCCCATCACCCCGGGTACCCTTCGCCAGCTGGCCATCACCCACCACGTGCTCTCGGGCAAGTGGCTGATGCATCTGACACCTGGCTTCAAGCTGGACCACGCCTGGGCTGGCATTGCTCGGGCTGTGGTCGAGGGCCGGCTTCAGGTGGCCAAAGTGAGCCCACGGGCCAAGGAGGGTGGGCGCCAGGTCATCTGTGTTTACACGGACGACTTCACGGACCGCttgggtgtgctggaggcagatGCAGCTATCCGTGCAGCAGGCATTAAGTGCCTGCTCACCTACAAGCCTGACGTCTACACCTATCTGGGCATCTACCGGGCCAACCGTTGGCACCTCTGCCCCACTCTATATGAGAGCCGTTTCCAGCTGGGGGGCAGTGCCCGTGGCTCCCGTGTGCTGGACCGCGCCAATAATGTGGAACTGACTTAG